The following proteins are encoded in a genomic region of Nicotiana sylvestris chromosome 4, ASM39365v2, whole genome shotgun sequence:
- the LOC104221694 gene encoding protein MKS1-like: MFFSSFSPSPPFSPPSFLLRPINTDSNLMFPMDDQPEYPAGKSPRRELQGPRPTPLKVRKDSHKIRKPPVVPHQQHHQPAQAPPRPPVIIYTVSPKVIHANPSEFMTLVQRLTGPDHSSTCSTSATATTSTSSSASASYSYFPFQENMNTGAISPAARFASIENTRTPQGKRPLISDMANVVHEGIEIGSEIERSGLFPGILSPNPSSLPPIPPNFFSPPSQDPNPLGFFYDLSPVLHSNKNYFEPSFLSSPTNNNFMISPRIFLSPGTPSLDLFNNLFDV, from the coding sequence ATGTTTTTTTCCTCCTTTTCACCATCTCCTCCCTTTTCACCTCCTTCTTTCCTACTACGTCCAATCAATACTGACTCTAATTTAATGTTCCCGATGGACGACCAACCAGAATACCCCGCCGGAAAGTCACCGAGAAGAGAGCTCCAAGGACCCCGGCCGACGCCACTTAAAGTACGTAAAGATTCACACAAGATCAGAAAACCACCAGTAGTGCCACATCAGCAACACCACCAGCCGGCACAAGCTCCGCCACGGCCGCCAGTCATAATATATACCGTGTCCCCCAAGGTTATCCATGCAAACCCTAGCGAGTTCATGACGTTAGTCCAAAGACTCACTGGGCCAGATCATTCGTCCACCTGTTCCACCTCAGCAACTGCCACGACCTCTACCTCTTCCTCTGCCTCTGCCTCGTATTCTTATTTTCCTTTTCAAGAAAATATGAACACTGGCGCTATATCTCCGGCAGCTAGATTTGCATCCATAGAGAACACAAGGACACCACAAGGGAAAAGACCACTAATTAGTGATATGGCAAACGTGGTTCATGAAGGTATAGAAATAGGGTCAGAAATTGAACGAAGTGGACTTTTTCCTGGTATTTTATCGCCAAATCCGTCTTCACTTCCACCTATACCACCAAATTTCTTCTCACCACCATCTCAAGATCCAAATCCTCTAGGATTTTTCTATGATTTAAGCCCTGTGTTACATAGTAACAAGAATTATTTTGAACCTAGTTTCTTGTCTAGCCCTACGAATAACAATTTCATGATTTCTCCAAGAATATTCTTATCTCCAGGTACTCCATCTTTAGACCTTTTCAATAATCTCTTTGACGTTTAA